A genomic window from Glycine soja cultivar W05 chromosome 10, ASM419377v2, whole genome shotgun sequence includes:
- the LOC114372480 gene encoding probable phytol kinase 1, chloroplastic isoform X1, protein MTLLSSHLLVFSAVHHRAPPTTTTRNSPTTNHTVRFLCSPGVPPAVRLDQRLPRFVVPGAGAEDLLYNAGATVGVLGGGYALVRAFDELTRRNILQQGLSRKLVHILSGLLFLVSWPIFSNSPKARYFAAFVPLVNCLRLLVNGLSLASDEGLIKSVTREGDPLELLRGPLYYVLILILSALVFWRESPIGVISLAMMCAGDGIADIIGRRYGSMKIPYNEHKSLAGSMSMLVFGFLVSIGMLYYYSVLGHVQLDWASTLPRVAFISFVATLVESLPITKVVDDNISVPLATMAVAFFTFHH, encoded by the exons ATGACGCTCTTATCCTCTCACCTACTTGTCTTCTCCGCCGTCCACCACCGTGCGCCGCCGACCACCACCACCCGGAACAGCCCAACAACAAACCACACTGTGCGGTTTCTGTGTTCTCCCGGCGTGCCGCCAGCTGTCCGCTTGGATCAAAGGTTGCCGCGCTTTGTTGTCCCCGGCGCCGGAGCAGAAGATCTGCTCTACAATGCCGGAGCCACCGTCGGCGTTCTTGGCGGCGGTTACGCCCTCGTCCGTGCCTTTGACGAACTCACTCGGAGAAACATCCTCCAACAG GGTCTGAGCAGAAAGCTGGTCCATATATTATCTGGCTTGCTTTTTCTGGTTTCTTGGCCTATTTTCAG CAACTCCCCTAAGGCTCGCTACTTTGCCGCTTTTGTTCCTCTCGTCAATTGCTTGAGGCTTTTGGTCAATGGTCTCTCACTGGCTTCTGATGAGGGACTCATCAAATCCGTCACCAGAGAAGGAGATCCACT AGAATTGCTAAGGGGTCCCCTTTATTATGTTCTGATACTGATTTTATCTGCTCTTGTGTTCTGGCGTGAGTCTCCAATTGGTGTGATCTCCTTGGCAATGATGTGTGCAGGGGATG GCATAGCTGATATCATTGGTAGAAGATATGGGTCCATGAAGATTCCCTACAATGAACATAAGAGTTTAGCCGGTAGCATGTCTATGCTTGTCTTTGGATTCTTGGTTTCAATAGG GATGCTCTACTACTATTCAGTTTTAGGACATGTGCAGTTGGATTGGGCAAGCACTCTGCCCAGAGTTGCTTTTATTTCTTTCGTGGCAACATTGGTGGAGTCTCTTCCCATTACTAAGGTAGTAGATGACAACATTTCTGTTCCACTAGCTACCATGGCAGTGGCATTTTTCACTTTCCATCATTAA
- the LOC114372480 gene encoding probable phytol kinase 1, chloroplastic isoform X2 yields the protein MYPFANLGCLSAGFNLCFGSCFLICVLVLGYDVTDSLGLRKLIGQGLSRKLVHILSGLLFLVSWPIFSNSPKARYFAAFVPLVNCLRLLVNGLSLASDEGLIKSVTREGDPLELLRGPLYYVLILILSALVFWRESPIGVISLAMMCAGDGIADIIGRRYGSMKIPYNEHKSLAGSMSMLVFGFLVSIGMLYYYSVLGHVQLDWASTLPRVAFISFVATLVESLPITKVVDDNISVPLATMAVAFFTFHH from the exons ATGTATCCTTTTGCAAACCTAGGATGTTTATCTGCTGGTTTCAATTTGTGTTTTGGTTCTTGTTTTTTGATTTGTGTGTTGGTGCTAGGCTATGATGTGACTGACTCACTGGGTTTGCGAAAATTGATTGGGCAGGGTCTGAGCAGAAAGCTGGTCCATATATTATCTGGCTTGCTTTTTCTGGTTTCTTGGCCTATTTTCAG CAACTCCCCTAAGGCTCGCTACTTTGCCGCTTTTGTTCCTCTCGTCAATTGCTTGAGGCTTTTGGTCAATGGTCTCTCACTGGCTTCTGATGAGGGACTCATCAAATCCGTCACCAGAGAAGGAGATCCACT AGAATTGCTAAGGGGTCCCCTTTATTATGTTCTGATACTGATTTTATCTGCTCTTGTGTTCTGGCGTGAGTCTCCAATTGGTGTGATCTCCTTGGCAATGATGTGTGCAGGGGATG GCATAGCTGATATCATTGGTAGAAGATATGGGTCCATGAAGATTCCCTACAATGAACATAAGAGTTTAGCCGGTAGCATGTCTATGCTTGTCTTTGGATTCTTGGTTTCAATAGG GATGCTCTACTACTATTCAGTTTTAGGACATGTGCAGTTGGATTGGGCAAGCACTCTGCCCAGAGTTGCTTTTATTTCTTTCGTGGCAACATTGGTGGAGTCTCTTCCCATTACTAAGGTAGTAGATGACAACATTTCTGTTCCACTAGCTACCATGGCAGTGGCATTTTTCACTTTCCATCATTAA
- the LOC114370331 gene encoding putative F-box/LRR-repeat protein At5g54820 translates to MEVRHLLVNTDLDNQELFGFVLLLSSCVYLEKLTLDIGQGKIYDEHVKPYPFDFAKFCCDQYAIFECVKDNLKVVEINGSRASKNELRLCFYLIQVGCVLEKLIINLAKEEGNEMLEIERHERASLLFDVPKASKNLQIWIV, encoded by the exons ATGGAGGTGAGGCATTTGCTCGTGAATACTGATTTGGATAATCAAGAACTGTTTGGATTTGTGTTGCTTCTTAGCAGTTGTGTTTATTTGGAGAAACTCACGTTGGACATAGGCCAAGGAAAAATCTATGAT GAACATGTTAAGCCCTATCCTTTCGACTTTGCGAAATTCTGTTGTGACCAATACGCAATTTTTGAATGCGTAAAAGACAATCTAAAGGTGGTGGAGATAAATGGATCCCGAGCGAGCAAGAATGAATTGCGTTTGTGCTTCTATCTGATCCAAGTTGGCTGTGTCTTGGAGAAACTTATTATCAATCTAGCGAAGGAAGAGGGTAATGAAATGTTGGAAATAGAGCGCCATGAACGTGCAAGCTTGTTATTCGATGTTCCAAAGGCTTCAAAGAATTTACAGATATGGATTGTATGA
- the LOC114371802 gene encoding putative F-box/LRR-repeat protein At5g54820, translating into MAWIRRKADKTSLLPEIVLITIVSFLPFKEAVRTSILSKRWSKIWLSTKNIEFNELFFLNPPETDATKQLQRRTLFFDFITHFMDNYRGINTVDKFSLKVSNPESCADIIERCVAFATERGVKELRLDFSDPTWEENEDDDNDHHDALFQLPNHVYRHASLEALELYACGFAMPDMCNLVELKDVSFGWIEMSTNTVKTLLSTLGKLENLSMKKCWNLEHFDMRTQEVGLRRLVIDKCHFVISDYVDLRAPNLKFLKYSGKLGIFEVKALPEVVQEAQLDFTPMPKFEEYGDELCQLLLDLSGVRVLTVCSFLLQVRTFLSLF; encoded by the coding sequence ATGGCATGGATAAGAAGGAAAGCAGACAAGACCTCTTTGCTGCCTGAAATTGTTTTAATCACAATCGTTTCGTTTCTTCCATTTAAAGAGGCTGTAAGGACAAGCATCTTGTCCAAGAGGTGGTCGAAAATTTGGCTTTCAACAAAGAACATAGAGTTCAACGAACTCTTCTTTCTTAACCCTCCTGAAACTGATGCCACCAAACAATTACAGAGAAGGACACTTTTCTTCGACTTCATCACCCACTTCATGGACAACTACCGTGGCATCAACACAGTGGACAAGTTTTCTCTCAAGGTTTCAAACCCTGAAAGTTGTGCTGACATTATAGAACGTTGTGTTGCATTTGCTACTGAGCGTGGGGTTAAAGAGTTAAGGCTTGATTTCTCTGACCCAACATGGGAGGAGAATGAGGATGATGATAATGACCATCATGATGCTTTGTTTCAATTGCCAAACCATGTTTACAGGCATGCATCCCTTGAGGCTTTGGAGTTGTATGCTTGTGGTTTTGCCATGCCTGATATGTGCAACCTTGTGGAACTCAAGGATGTTTCTTTTGGGTGGATTGAAATGAGTACTAACACTGTTAAGACTCTATTATCCACTCTTGGGAAACTTGAGAACTTGAGTATGAAGAAATGTTGGAATTTGGAACATTTTGATATGCGTACTCAAGAAGTTGGATTAAGAAGATTGGTCATAGATAAGTGTCATTTTGTCATCTCTGATTACGTGGATTTGAGGGCGCCAAATCTTAAGTTTCTCAAATATTCTGGAAAATTGGGGATTTTTGAAGTAAAAGCACTCCCTGAGGTCGTACAAGAAGCACAACTGGACTTCACTCCTATGCCCAAATTTGAAGAATATGGGGATGAACTTTGTCAATTATTACTCGATCTCAGTGGTGTTCGTGTTCTTACAGTTTGCAGTTTCTTACTTCAGGTACgtacttttctttctcttttttaa